The Etheostoma spectabile isolate EspeVRDwgs_2016 chromosome 24, UIUC_Espe_1.0, whole genome shotgun sequence genome contains a region encoding:
- the gpr34a gene encoding putative G-protein coupled receptor 34a, with amino-acid sequence MTTFSSVSSFPFTLADSASSNSSLTLSTLSLPVSMSSFLATTSPQNPTVCSFDDTTLRLLQAVLYSLFFVFGLVGNLFALWVFLFLHSSRNSVRVFLINCAVADLVLLACLPFRVFYHVNGNKWVLGSVACKLVGNLFYMNMYISITLLGFISLDRYLRLKGKGRARRCMKMTLMGRSREWSWVACGALWGLSLVALVPMIATAEDKEDKDKCFQYKQRVQAKGKAYFNGALVFLFWLVFIMLVVSYAKVASQLLKVSRDKPDLPNAQRYERTAKKSFFVLFLFTVCFGPYHAFRPVYIISQLRVTIPCDYLQLIDSTNEVMLLFSAFNSCLDPIMYFLLSGSVRKTALQALGHRLGNRLLFLNEATSNSSTMELRRPSVPMAFPNRELTTPSVTPRTSICVINSNLCRTGLTTLPTTGQQ; translated from the coding sequence ATGACCAccttctcctctgtctcttcatTTCCCTTCACTCTTGCAGACTCCGCATCGTCCAActcctctcttactctctctacTTTATCCCTCCCTGTTTCGATGTCCTCTTTCTTGGCTACCACTTCTCCCCAAAACCCAACTGTGTGTTCGTTTGATGACACCACCCTACGTCTACTGCAGGCGGTCCTATACTCCCTGTTCTTCGTCTTTGGGCTTGTGGGTAACCTCTTTGCCCTGTGGGTCTTCCTTTTCCTACATTCAAGTCGCAACTCTGTGCGGGTGTTCCTAATCAACTGTGCTGTGGCTGATCTGGTCCTCCTGGCATGTCTGCCTTTCAGGGTTTTCTACCATGTTAATGGCAATAAGTGGGTACTGGGATCTGTAGCCTGCAAGCTGGTGGGGAATCTGTTTTATATGAACATGTACATCAGTATTACGTTACTGGGGTTCATTAGCTTGGACAGATACTTGAGGTTAAAAGGGAAAGGCAGAGCACGGAGATGCATGAAGATGACACTGATGGGGCGCAGCCGGGAGTGGAGCTGGGTGGCCTGTGGAGCTCTGTGGGGTCTGTCACTGGTGGCGCTGGTGCCAATGATTGCCACAGCAGAGGACAAAGAGGACAAGGACAAATGTTTCCAATACAAGCAGCGTGTACAAGCCAAAGGCAAAGCCTACTTCAACGGGGCACTGGTTTTTTTGTTCTGGCTCGTCTTCATCATGCTGGTGGTCTCCTATGCAAAAGTTGCTTCCCAGTTGCTGAAGGTGTCGCGGGACAAGCCGGACCTTCCCAACGCACAACGATATGAACGAACTGCCAAAAAGTCTTTCTTTGTCCTCTTTCTGTTTACCGTCTGCTTCGGGCCCTACCATGCCTTTCGCCCCGTTTACATCATCTCCCAGCTCAGGGTCACAATACCTTGTGACTACTTGCAACTGATAGACAGTACCAATGAGGTGATGCTGTTGTTCTCTGCCTTCAATAGCTGTTTGGATCCTATCATGTACTTTCTGTTATCTGGCTCAGTGCGTAAAACTGCCCTCCAAGCACTTGGACATAGACTTGGCAACCGGCTTCTCTTCCTGAATGAAGCAACATCAAACAGCTCGACAATGGAACTCAGACGACCATCTGTACCTATGGCTTTTCCTAACCGTGAACTTACCACCCCCTCAGTCACCCCCAGAACAAGTATCTGTGTCATCAATTCCAACCTCTGTCGCACAGGCCTGACCACGCTTCCGACTACTGGCCAACAGTGA